CGCAAATACTGTCGCAATAATAATCATAAATAAAATGGGTGCGATATAAATGATCGGCACGCCATTAACGAGGAGCATTTTCTTCCACTGGTAGCGGTGGTAAGACATCCAGGCAATTACGATACTGGCAATCATGACAATCGGATAAGATCCAACCAGATACAACAGAATTCTTCCTGCAAATGATCCGTCCTGCTCCATATTGACGATTGTTACCCCGTAAAAGGTAAACCAGATCGGAATAAACAACACATAAAAAAACTGACTGCCAAACAGCAGCAATGCGACTTTTGTATTTTTCACCCTGATGATCCTCCCTGCCTGATCGCAAACAATAGTTTAAAATCTCCGTAGCCTTCTTCTTCTAGCTTTTCTTTCGGAATAAACCGCAATGCTGCTGAATTAATACAATATCTCAATCCACCCTTATCTGCCGGTCCATCTTCAAATACGTGCCCTAAGTGCGAATCTGCTTCACGGCTCCGCACTTCTTTTCGTGTGTTTTTTGTGGAAACGTCCCACTTTTCCTCGACCATTGAATCAGTAATCGGCTTTGTAAAGGACGGCCACCCGCAGCCTGCATCATACTGATCACGCGAGCTGAAAAGCGGCTCACCGGACACGATATCCACATAAATACCTTCTCGTTCATTATTCCAATACTCATTTTTATAAGGAGGCTCTGTGCCGTTTTCCTGCGTCACAAAATATTGCATGTCCGTCAGCTGCTCTTTCAGATGAGTCCGGTCCTTTGGCCAGTATTCCCGCTGAAACGCTTCACGACCGGAACCGCGGTAATATAACGCGTAACGGAAGCTGTTTTTCAAATCAAAATTCTGATGGAACGCTTCAGCCGGATAGAACGGCTGAGCCTGTTTAATTTCAGTGACAACCGGTTTTTTAAACCGTCCGCTTGCTTCCAGTGCTGCTCTGGACTTTTCAGCGGCCTGCCTCTGAAGGTCGTCATACACAAAAATAATCGAGCGGTACGCGTCACCACGATCCGCAAACTGCCCCTCATTGTCAGTCGGATCCGTTAATGGCCAGTAAATATCGAGCAGTTCATTGTATGAAATGATTTCAGGATCATAGTCAATCTGCACTGCCTCGACATGACCGGTCCCGCCTGCCTTCACTTTTGAGTAAACCGCGGTTTCTGCGGATCCGCCTGTGTAACCTGACACAACCTTGACAATGCCTTCCCGCTCGGCCAATGGACGGACAAGGCACCAGAAGCATCCCCCGGCAAACATTGCTTTTTTCATAAAAAATCCCCTCTTCGTTTTTCCTTAACACAAGTGTACCGGACAACAGAGGGGCATTCCACCTATTTACCTTCCGCGAAGCAGGTAGCTCATCCAGTAGCTGATGACCGCCGCAACGAGCACTTTCTCATGATCAGTCAGATTTTCATTCACTTTCACCAGATCATATCCCGGCGTGTGATGTTTAAAAGGCTCCTTCAGTGCATAATCAAAATATCCATGCCTGTAGGAAGCGATAAAGCGCCCGGATTGGTCAGCAAGGGTGAAATCCCCGACCATTGAGGAGGATTTCGCCTGAAACCACGTTGAGCCGTCTGCCAGTTGAAAAGTTCCTGCCATTTTGATCATTTGCAAACGGGCTTCTTTAAAAAACCCAATCGTTTCAGCCTGCTGATCCCGAACCTCAAGAATCGTATGCCCATCTTCTTTTCGTTTCTGAAAACCTAATACAGGTTTTCCGTGAGAATCGAACACACCTGCCGTAAAAGAATAATAAGCATCTGCGCCAGAAAAAATAAGAGATGCTACCTTTTTTAACGGAGCATTATTTACAAGTCGATAACAGCCTATGTATTGTCCTTCTTTGTTTAAAATGGTGAGCTGAGACGTTACCGTTGATTCCCGCTGAAAAATCCATTCGGACTCACTCATCACAGACTTCCCATCAGACTCAGAAGCCTCTGAAATCAGCAACTTCTGCTTCTCCTTTGAATTCACAATTAAATACGGAGACAGCGCAACCATCGTCACAGGAACAGCCATTCTCAATGCCCAGTCTAAATCAATCAGGCTTACTGAGATAAATAAAGCGATCGCCGCCGTCATACCGCCTGCCAGCGCCTTTTTTGCTTTCGTCATCTTTAACACCACTTTTGTTATTTTTATCTACTTTACGGGTTATTCGTGAAATGGTTTCAAAGTATTTACAAATACAAATAACCCCCTTGCCGTTCAATCAGGCAAGGGGGAATCTATTATTTTTTAAAACGCTCCTGCAATTGTTTCTTTAATGTGGCTGTCAGCATCTCTGACGTCAGTGGCAGTACATCTGAAACATTGCGGCGTCCTTCTCTTGCGACTTGTAACCCTCGAGTTGCATCCTCGTGATGCCACAGATAGACAATCGGACACGTGGAATACTCTCTGATTTGACGGTACCAGTAGAAACCGTCGAAAAAAGGCAGTTTTACATCCAGAAGCACTAAATCGGGCTTTTCTTCGATAAAATGCTCGATGATCCGTTCAAAATCTGTGACCGGTATGGATTGATACCCCAGATCAGAGACCTGCTCCGTGAGATCCAAGCGAAGGTCAGCGTTCTCCTCAATAATCATGATACGCTGCATGTGGAATTCCTCCTAACCTTCTCCATAAACAAAACGGTCACTTACTTCTCACTGAATGAACGAAAACTTCCTGATACCCAATTCGGCATATTAAAACTTGACGGAATAGCGAATATCCGTTCTCGTCTATCATCTCGTACTTAGACCTGTTTGTCAAAGGTTGTTGAAAAAAATTCCATACCTTCTTTTTATATCACGGGTTACACATCATACTCGAGAAATTCTATCTTATTTCCGAAAGGATCTCTTACAAAAAAGCGGGTTCTCCCTGGAATAGGCGCTTCCTCTTGGATCGGGTACGGCATTTCTTCTAAATGTGTTCTTAAACCCTGAAGATTCTTCACAATAAATGCAGGATGCACTTTTCGTGGCGCTTCAAATGGTTCAAGGATTCCAATGTGAACCTCTTGCCGGCCAAATTGAAACCAGCACCCACCATTATTCTGAAATACTTCCGGTTTGGGGATCTCAGTCATCCCTAAAAGATCTCCATAAAACCGGCGTGCTTCATCTTCAGCGCCTTTAGGAGCTGTAATATGGATATGATCAAT
The sequence above is drawn from the Jeotgalibacillus aurantiacus genome and encodes:
- the msrB gene encoding peptide-methionine (R)-S-oxide reductase MsrB translates to MKKAMFAGGCFWCLVRPLAEREGIVKVVSGYTGGSAETAVYSKVKAGGTGHVEAVQIDYDPEIISYNELLDIYWPLTDPTDNEGQFADRGDAYRSIIFVYDDLQRQAAEKSRAALEASGRFKKPVVTEIKQAQPFYPAEAFHQNFDLKNSFRYALYYRGSGREAFQREYWPKDRTHLKEQLTDMQYFVTQENGTEPPYKNEYWNNEREGIYVDIVSGEPLFSSRDQYDAGCGWPSFTKPITDSMVEEKWDVSTKNTRKEVRSREADSHLGHVFEDGPADKGGLRYCINSAALRFIPKEKLEEEGYGDFKLLFAIRQGGSSG
- a CDS encoding response regulator, with amino-acid sequence MQRIMIIEENADLRLDLTEQVSDLGYQSIPVTDFERIIEHFIEEKPDLVLLDVKLPFFDGFYWYRQIREYSTCPIVYLWHHEDATRGLQVAREGRRNVSDVLPLTSEMLTATLKKQLQERFKK
- a CDS encoding VOC family protein, with product MTFRIEGIDHIHITAPKGAEDEARRFYGDLLGMTEIPKPEVFQNNGGCWFQFGRQEVHIGILEPFEAPRKVHPAFIVKNLQGLRTHLEEMPYPIQEEAPIPGRTRFFVRDPFGNKIEFLEYDV